In Candidatus Bathyarchaeia archaeon, a single genomic region encodes these proteins:
- a CDS encoding oligosaccharide flippase family protein, with protein MTIMSKAGDVYNVPRGTAYLTTQQIITYTAYLVFYVALARILRPEEVGQVSLLLAAQAAFVALTQLGLPSAATRYVSGNIGKGDPQTAGAVARTILRLSILVGAVGLAIAALISPLVGPSVIGSADAGNLLILTFFSGFLLDMILVYGSYFIGVGAYARNLYQNATYIPLSRGLGLLLALLGYRVTGIVSGWLVGGLVAVLLSVYLWHGQLPEHTSHPIRPLLAFSLPVFGSALITFGQQYGDITILQAIIAKLSTTGAYYLIVSSVSFLSVLWIPVTQALYPALSASHATGGTEAVSERLAVAFRLTNLAVLPLGAALAAIAPTAIELVYGPTYVSQAGIFAILALATIFTAQGTILTTSLQAVGRARQVLTVTLASTLIGLFTVAFTVGILGTLGGALGRLVLAAGTVILARRSLGSSVKTHTENALPIAALLGLGVGVPLAIADFILIGYLSPFRRLPILIGVFVLSFLAISRTFRIFRASDFGILKDALPHRFHPQLRAIEHLIVGRTKDASHG; from the coding sequence CTACTCGCGGCCCAGGCTGCTTTTGTCGCTCTTACACAGCTCGGACTGCCTTCAGCAGCAACTCGCTATGTTTCAGGCAACATTGGAAAAGGTGACCCTCAAACTGCGGGCGCAGTAGCAAGGACGATTCTGAGACTCTCAATTCTAGTTGGAGCGGTAGGTCTAGCGATCGCCGCGCTAATCTCACCGCTTGTAGGGCCTTCGGTCATCGGTTCAGCTGACGCCGGAAATCTCTTGATCCTGACCTTTTTCTCCGGTTTCCTCCTAGACATGATTCTCGTCTATGGATCCTACTTCATCGGTGTAGGAGCCTATGCACGGAACCTCTATCAGAACGCAACGTACATTCCTCTAAGCCGCGGCCTTGGCCTCCTACTCGCACTCTTGGGATATCGCGTAACAGGTATTGTCTCAGGATGGCTCGTCGGTGGATTGGTTGCGGTACTCCTCTCAGTATATCTCTGGCACGGGCAGCTGCCAGAGCACACCTCGCATCCCATTAGACCACTCTTAGCATTCAGCTTGCCAGTCTTTGGATCCGCCCTCATTACCTTCGGCCAACAGTACGGCGACATTACCATTCTACAAGCCATAATCGCTAAACTATCGACCACCGGCGCTTACTACCTAATTGTCTCAAGCGTAAGTTTTCTTTCAGTCCTTTGGATTCCAGTAACCCAAGCACTCTACCCCGCTCTCTCCGCAAGCCACGCCACTGGGGGCACTGAGGCCGTTTCGGAACGGCTGGCAGTAGCCTTCAGGTTGACCAACCTCGCCGTCCTACCTTTGGGAGCAGCACTAGCCGCCATAGCTCCAACCGCGATAGAGCTCGTCTACGGACCCACCTACGTAAGCCAGGCTGGAATCTTTGCCATACTGGCCCTAGCCACTATTTTTACGGCACAAGGAACAATTCTAACAACGTCACTGCAAGCAGTTGGCCGAGCGAGACAAGTCCTCACTGTGACCTTAGCTTCGACCCTCATAGGTTTGTTTACGGTTGCATTTACTGTCGGAATCTTGGGAACACTTGGAGGCGCTCTAGGAAGACTGGTGTTAGCCGCGGGCACAGTCATCCTAGCTCGACGTAGTTTGGGATCTTCGGTAAAGACACACACTGAGAACGCACTACCTATCGCAGCTCTCCTGGGATTGGGAGTAGGGGTCCCGCTCGCGATAGCAGATTTCATCCTCATAGGTTACCTTAGCCCCTTTCGGAGGCTCCCCATTCTCATCGGAGTGTTTGTTCTATCCTTTCTGGCAATCAGCAGGACCTTCAGGATATTCAGGGCGTCCGACTTTGGGATCTTGAAAGATGCCTTGCCCCACCGCTTTCATCCACAGCTAAGAGCGATCGAACATTTGATTGTAGGCCGCACGAAAGATGCTAGTCACGGCTAG